From a single Artemia franciscana chromosome 9, ASM3288406v1, whole genome shotgun sequence genomic region:
- the LOC136030814 gene encoding transcription initiation factor IIB-like: MYFYFISHSKVESGPPNGGPENLLFEGHGLFTMIGPAGPGSFGKLDYAKYNISQMSSSDRALKTAQKSLEEMADKLHLPRTTVDEAGSLFKRFHGGKSLKGRSNNAIASACLYIAFRQQGNPRTFKELCAVSSVSIKEIKREFKRIVSNLSITLNLNTPGDFIARFCNSLGLPYSVQISAHHIAEKAMELDIVPGRSPISVAAAAIYMASQASNNPCSRKVIGDVVGTTEATIQQTYRLMMTSAPFLFPKNFKFSVPIKCFSQS; encoded by the coding sequence ATGTATTTCTATTTCATTTCACATTCAAAGGTAGAATCCGGACCACCAAACGGTGGTCCGGAGAATCTTCTTTTTGAAGGCCATGGCCTGTTCACAATGATTGGCCCTGCTGGTCCCGGCTCGTTTGGTAAATTAGATTATGCAAAATATAATATCAGCCAGATGAGTAGCTCCGATCGAGCTTTGAAGACCGCTCAAAAGAGCCTTGAGGAAATGGCTGATAAACTCCATTTACCAAGAACTACTGTGGATGAAGCTGGGAGCCTTTTTAAAAGGTTTCATGGTGGAAAATCATTAAAAGGAAGGTCCAATAATGCTATTGCTTCGGCTTGTTTATACATTGCCTTTCGGCAACAAGGGAACCCACGGACTTTTAAAGAATTATGTGCTGTTTCAAGCGTTagtataaaagaaattaaacgaGAGTTTAAGCGGATTGTAAGCAATCTATCGATCACTCTTAATTTGAATACTCCCGGGGACTTTATAGCACGGTTTTGTAACAGCCTTGGTTTGCCCTACTCGGTTCAGATATCTGCTCATCATATTGCAGAAAAAGCTATGGAGTTAGATATTGTGCCAGGACGATCACCGATATCTGTTGCTGCAGCTGCTATTTACATGGCGTCTCAGGCATCTAATAATCCATGCTCTCGGAAGGTCATTGGTGATGTTGTTGGTACCACTGAGGCTACAATCCAACAGACTTATCGACTTATGATGACATCAGCTCCGTTTCTATTtcctaaaaacttcaaattttcagTTCCAATTAAATGTTTCTCCCAAAGCTAA